In the Chromobacterium sp. ATCC 53434 genome, TCGATGCTGGATATCTTCGTTGTGGCCCTGCTGGTGGCGCTGGTGCAATGGCAGGGGCTGGCGACGATCCGGCCCGGCCTGGGGGCCGGGGCGTTCGGGCTGGTGGTGGTGCTGACGATGCTGGCGGCGATGTGTTTCGATCCCCGCTGGATCTGGGATGCGGCGGACGGGGAGGTGCGGACGAATGAACCAGGATCCCGGCGAGTCTGAAGCGCCGCTGGAGGACAGCCTGCCGCTGGCGGTCGAGGCGCCGACGCGGCGATGGTCTCCCTCCCTGATCTGGCTGCTGCCGATACTGGCCGCGGTGGTCGGCCTGGGATTGGCCGCCCAGGCGATCTTGTCGCGAGGACCGGAGGTGACCATCGCCTTCCGCAACGCCGAGGGCTTGGAGGTAGGCAAGACGCGGATCAAGTTCAAGGACGTCGAGATCGGCGAGGTAACAGCCTTGCGCGTCAGCGAGGACCGGCAATCGGTACTGGCCACGGCGCGCCTACGCAAGAGCGCGGAATCGTATCTGGTGGACGACAGCCGCTTCTGGGTCGTGCGGCCGCGAATTGCCGGCGGCAGCGTGTCCGGCCTGGGCACCTTGCTGTCCGGCGCCTACATCGCCCTCGACGTCGGCACCAGCGGCAAAGTGCGCAAAACCTTTACCGGCCTGGAGACCCCGCCAGCGATCGAAACCGATGTGCCGGGCCGCTCCTTTCACCTGATGGCCGACAATCTCGGTTCCTTGAGCGTTGGATCGCCGGTGTATTTTCGCCGGGTGCCGGTAGGCCAGCTGGCAAGCTACACATTGGAAAAATCGGGCCGTTTCGTCCGGCTGGACGTGTTCATCGCCGCGCCGTACGACCGTTTCGTCAGTGACGACAGTCGATTCTGGCACGCCAGCGGGGTCGACGTGTCGCTGAACGCGGAAGGGCTGAATGTGAATACGCAATCACTGGCTGCCATCGCGCTTGGCGGCATCGCCTTCGAGACGCCGGCGGCGGATGCGTATGCGCCGCCGCGCAAGGACGCGGTATTCCTGCTGAATGAAAATCGGACCAAAGCCTTGCAGGCGCCGGATCTGGAAGTAAAGCTGTTTCGATTGCGCTTCACGCAATCGGTCCGCGGCCTGACGGTGGGCGCCCCGGTGGATTTTCGCGGCATCGTCATCGGCGAGGTCGCGGCGATAGGCGTGGATTACGCGCCGGCGCGCCAGGACTTCGACATGACGGTGGATGTGCGGCTGTACCCCCGCCGCCTGCTGTCGCTGTCCGGTCGCTCCGGCAGACTCCAGCGCATGTCAGCGGAATCCTTGGTGCGCAATGGGCTGCGCGCCCAGCTGCGTTCCGGCAGCTTGATCACCGGGCAGTTGTATGTCGCGCTGGACTTCTTCAAGGAAGCGCCTCCCGCC is a window encoding:
- a CDS encoding intermembrane transport protein PqiB gives rise to the protein MNQDPGESEAPLEDSLPLAVEAPTRRWSPSLIWLLPILAAVVGLGLAAQAILSRGPEVTIAFRNAEGLEVGKTRIKFKDVEIGEVTALRVSEDRQSVLATARLRKSAESYLVDDSRFWVVRPRIAGGSVSGLGTLLSGAYIALDVGTSGKVRKTFTGLETPPAIETDVPGRSFHLMADNLGSLSVGSPVYFRRVPVGQLASYTLEKSGRFVRLDVFIAAPYDRFVSDDSRFWHASGVDVSLNAEGLNVNTQSLAAIALGGIAFETPAADAYAPPRKDAVFLLNENRTKALQAPDLEVKLFRLRFTQSVRGLTVGAPVDFRGIVIGEVAAIGVDYAPARQDFDMTVDVRLYPRRLLSLSGRSGRLQRMSAESLVRNGLRAQLRSGSLITGQLYVALDFFKEAPPAQLVQRDGVPELPTMPGDLEELQRVLQRVARRLDKVPFDTIAGHLDQSLLATRQTLDSVRQLSGKLDREGMPALLKTLEALQRTLEQTQQILSPDAPAQQDVRAAAQEITEAARSFRALTETLERQPQALIRGKREEK